In one window of Jatrophihabitans endophyticus DNA:
- a CDS encoding LysR family transcriptional regulator, with product MDLSMTGLRVLLAVVEQGSFTAAAGRLGYTQSAVSRQVAVLEREAGVTLFDRGRGGSRLTAEGVIVARHARVVLDELAAAGRELTGARERSVHLGAFVSAGFALLPAALASLRRRHPDIRVTTREGTTPALVRSLRAGTLDLAVVTARPPFRAPDAESPRLVTERIGDVELVVAVPSDSRYAGRGEVGVAELATADWIASPGTAAEPLLGVWPGLPGRPRVAHAARDWLTKLQLVAAGCGVTTVTPDVAPLLPGGVDLVRVADAPPEVRRLVVVCQPGRPTPEVAAVVSALRSP from the coding sequence ATGGATCTCTCGATGACCGGCCTGCGGGTGCTGCTCGCTGTTGTCGAACAGGGCTCGTTCACCGCTGCCGCCGGTCGCCTCGGCTACACGCAGTCGGCGGTGTCGCGCCAGGTGGCGGTGCTCGAACGCGAAGCGGGTGTCACCCTCTTCGACCGGGGCAGGGGAGGTTCCCGACTGACCGCCGAGGGGGTGATCGTGGCGCGTCATGCCCGCGTGGTGCTGGACGAGCTCGCCGCCGCCGGACGCGAGCTGACCGGGGCGCGCGAGCGGTCGGTGCACCTGGGTGCGTTCGTCAGCGCCGGGTTCGCGCTGCTGCCCGCCGCCCTGGCGTCGCTGCGGCGTCGTCACCCCGACATCAGGGTGACGACGCGGGAGGGAACCACCCCGGCGCTGGTTCGCTCGCTGCGCGCCGGCACCCTCGACCTCGCCGTCGTCACGGCGCGACCGCCGTTCCGCGCGCCCGACGCCGAGTCGCCGCGGCTCGTCACCGAGCGCATCGGCGACGTCGAGCTCGTGGTCGCCGTGCCGTCGGACAGTCGCTACGCCGGCCGCGGCGAGGTCGGCGTGGCGGAGCTCGCCACCGCCGACTGGATCGCGAGCCCGGGCACGGCAGCCGAGCCGCTGCTCGGGGTCTGGCCCGGTCTGCCGGGCCGGCCCCGCGTCGCGCACGCCGCGCGGGACTGGTTGACCAAGCTCCAGCTCGTCGCCGCCGGCTGCGGCGTCACGACGGTGACCCCTGACGTCGCGCCGCTGCTACCCGGGGGCGTCGACCTGGTCCGCGTGGCCGACGCGCCGCCCGAGGTACGACGTCTCGTCGTCGTTTGTCAGCCGGGCCGGCCGACGCCGGAGGTCGCCGCCGTGGTCTCGGCGCTGCGCTCGCCCTGA
- the lon gene encoding endopeptidase La yields MSDVLTLPILSLPDVVVLPGMVVPVALDADTRAVVDAARAGSDGELLLAPRLADRYPTYGVIATVEQIGRLPGGEQAAVLRAGRRARLGSGVPGPGAALWVEAEPVADEPVTEQLRGLADEYRTVVIAILQRRNAWQVVDSVQRITDPSELADLAGYAPYLTDEQKRELLETPDVEARLLRVLAWARDHLAELEVSEKIQTDVREGMDKRQREFLLREQLAAIRKELGEGEPEGSDDYRARVEAADLPEKVREAALREVDKLERASDQSPETGWIRTWLDTVLGLPWGEKTDDNTDIAGAREILDADHHGLDDVKDRIVEYLAVRSRRAERGMEVVGGRGSGAVLALVGPPGVGKTSLGESVARALGRKFVRVALGGVRDEAEIRGHRRTYVGALPGRIVRAIGEAGSMNPVVLLDEIDKVGSDFRGDPAAALLEVLDPAQNHTFRDHYLEVDLDLSDVVFLATANVADTIPEALYDRMEVVTLDGYTEDDKVSIARTHLVPRQLSRAALNTDEVSISDEALRRIAGEYTREAGVRQLERAVARVLRKVATKLAADDTPIHVEESNLRDFLGRPRFLPESAERTAVPGVATGLAVTGTGGDVLFIEATAMPGEARLHLTGQLGDVMKESAHIALSYLRSHRPDLVEALDRTIHLHVPAGAVPKDGPSAGVTMVTALASLATGVPVRSDVGMTGEVTLNGRVLPIGGVKQKLLAAQRAGLTTVFIPQRNEPDLDDVPAEVLAALDVRPVGDVAEILAHALERQDAVTQAA; encoded by the coding sequence ATGTCCGACGTGCTGACCCTGCCGATCCTGTCCCTGCCCGACGTCGTCGTGCTGCCGGGGATGGTCGTGCCGGTCGCGCTCGACGCCGACACGCGTGCCGTGGTCGACGCCGCCCGTGCCGGCTCCGACGGCGAGCTGCTGCTTGCGCCCCGGCTGGCCGACCGCTACCCCACCTACGGCGTGATCGCGACCGTTGAGCAGATCGGCCGGCTGCCCGGCGGTGAGCAGGCCGCGGTGCTGCGGGCCGGCCGCCGCGCCCGGCTCGGGTCCGGCGTGCCCGGCCCCGGCGCGGCGCTCTGGGTCGAGGCCGAGCCCGTGGCCGACGAGCCGGTCACCGAGCAGCTGCGCGGGCTCGCCGACGAGTACCGCACCGTCGTGATCGCGATCCTGCAGCGCCGCAACGCCTGGCAGGTCGTCGACTCGGTGCAGCGCATCACCGACCCGTCCGAACTGGCCGACCTCGCGGGCTACGCGCCGTACCTGACCGACGAGCAGAAGCGGGAGCTGTTGGAGACGCCCGACGTCGAGGCGCGGCTGCTGCGCGTCCTCGCCTGGGCGCGGGACCACCTGGCCGAGCTCGAGGTCAGCGAGAAGATCCAGACCGACGTCCGCGAGGGCATGGACAAGCGGCAGCGTGAGTTCCTGCTGCGCGAGCAGCTCGCCGCGATCCGCAAGGAGCTCGGCGAGGGCGAGCCCGAGGGCTCGGACGACTACCGCGCCCGCGTCGAGGCCGCCGACCTGCCCGAGAAGGTGCGCGAGGCGGCGCTGCGCGAGGTGGACAAGCTCGAGCGCGCGTCCGACCAGAGTCCGGAGACCGGCTGGATCCGCACCTGGCTCGACACCGTGCTGGGCCTGCCGTGGGGCGAGAAGACCGACGACAACACCGACATCGCCGGCGCCCGCGAGATCCTCGACGCCGACCACCACGGGCTGGACGACGTGAAGGACCGCATCGTCGAGTACCTCGCCGTCCGTTCCCGCCGTGCCGAGCGGGGCATGGAGGTCGTCGGCGGCCGGGGCTCCGGCGCGGTCCTCGCCCTCGTCGGGCCGCCCGGCGTGGGCAAGACGTCGCTCGGCGAGTCCGTGGCCCGCGCACTCGGCCGGAAGTTCGTCCGCGTGGCCCTGGGGGGCGTGCGCGACGAGGCCGAGATCCGCGGTCACCGCCGCACCTACGTCGGCGCGCTGCCCGGCCGCATCGTCCGGGCGATCGGTGAGGCCGGTTCGATGAACCCGGTCGTCCTGCTCGACGAGATCGACAAGGTCGGCTCGGACTTCCGCGGCGACCCGGCCGCGGCGCTGCTCGAGGTGCTCGACCCCGCGCAGAACCACACCTTTCGAGACCACTACCTCGAGGTCGATCTCGATCTGTCCGACGTCGTCTTCCTGGCGACGGCGAACGTCGCCGACACGATCCCCGAAGCGCTGTACGACCGCATGGAGGTCGTCACGCTCGACGGCTACACCGAGGACGACAAGGTCTCCATCGCCCGCACGCACCTGGTGCCGCGGCAGCTGTCGCGGGCCGCGCTGAACACCGACGAGGTGAGCATCAGCGACGAGGCGCTACGGCGCATCGCGGGCGAGTACACCCGCGAGGCCGGCGTGCGGCAGCTCGAGCGAGCCGTCGCCCGCGTTTTGCGCAAGGTTGCGACAAAGCTGGCGGCCGACGACACGCCGATCCACGTCGAGGAGTCGAACCTGCGCGACTTCCTCGGCCGGCCGCGGTTCCTGCCCGAGTCCGCCGAGCGGACCGCGGTTCCGGGCGTAGCCACCGGGCTCGCCGTCACCGGCACCGGCGGGGACGTGCTGTTCATCGAGGCCACGGCGATGCCGGGTGAGGCGCGGCTCCACCTCACCGGCCAGCTGGGCGACGTCATGAAGGAGTCCGCGCACATCGCGCTCAGCTACCTGCGCTCGCACCGTCCCGATCTCGTCGAGGCGCTCGACCGCACGATCCACCTGCACGTGCCGGCCGGGGCCGTCCCCAAGGACGGGCCGTCGGCGGGCGTCACGATGGTGACGGCGCTGGCGTCCCTCGCCACCGGTGTCCCGGTCCGTTCGGACGTCGGCATGACCGGCGAGGTCACGCTCAACGGCCGCGTGCTGCCGATCGGCGGCGTGAAGCAGAAGCTGCTCGCGGCGCAGCGTGCCGGGCTGACGACGGTGTTCATCCCGCAGCGCAACGAACCCGACCTCGACGACGTCCCGGCCGAGGTGCTCGCCGCGCTCGACGTCCGGCCGGTCGGGGACGTGGCGGAGATCCTGGCCCACGCGCTCGAGCGGCAGGACGCCGTGACCCAGGCCGCCTGA
- a CDS encoding GntR family transcriptional regulator has protein sequence MPIRADQVERYVRDLAEQLGPGAVLPGERELAHSCGVSRMTVRRALDELEERRVVERRHGAGTFVRRPAAAQPLMATSFHEDMRRRGFAPASSLVDTGTQRASAGLAAQLEIAEGDPVLVVRRLRLADADPIALETLHVPVDRTPGLAGEDLADGSYYAVLRERFGRRVASGRQTVSPVVPPTADTDLLGVPTGTAVFRFVRISRDHHGDVVELVDALYRADRYLIEVDILPPSEGKR, from the coding sequence GTGCCAATTCGTGCGGATCAGGTCGAACGGTACGTCCGCGATCTCGCCGAGCAGCTCGGCCCGGGGGCCGTGCTGCCCGGCGAGCGCGAGCTGGCGCACAGCTGCGGGGTCTCCCGGATGACGGTCCGCCGGGCCCTGGACGAGCTCGAGGAGCGCCGGGTCGTCGAGCGCCGGCACGGCGCGGGGACGTTCGTGCGGCGCCCGGCCGCGGCGCAGCCGCTCATGGCGACGTCGTTCCACGAAGACATGCGGCGACGCGGCTTCGCGCCGGCGTCGAGCCTCGTCGACACCGGGACGCAGCGTGCATCGGCGGGGCTCGCCGCCCAGCTCGAGATCGCCGAGGGCGACCCGGTGCTGGTGGTGCGCCGGCTCCGCCTCGCCGACGCCGACCCGATCGCGCTCGAGACGCTCCACGTCCCCGTCGACCGGACCCCCGGCCTGGCCGGCGAGGATCTCGCGGACGGCTCGTACTACGCCGTGCTGCGCGAGCGGTTCGGCCGCCGCGTCGCCAGCGGCCGGCAGACGGTCTCCCCGGTCGTCCCGCCCACGGCCGACACCGACCTCCTGGGCGTCCCGACCGGCACCGCGGTGTTCCGCTTCGTGCGGATCTCGCGCGACCACCACGGCGACGTCGTCGAGCTGGTCGACGCGCTCTACCGCGCCGACCGCTACCTCATCGAGGTCGACATCCTCCCGCCGTCGGAGGGCAAGCGATGA
- a CDS encoding anhydro-N-acetylmuramic acid kinase, with protein MRVVGMLSGTSVDGLDVAVADLTIGTDDVATLRPVHAETVALPRDVRRAALAVLPPATTTAGELCRLDTEFGRFCGTVAAAAVREHGGELVASLGQTVFHWIEDGAARGTMQVGQPAWIAEATGLPVVSDLRARDVAAGGHGAPLASTLDALWLHGPERRAALNLGGIANLTVVGGDGAAVLAYDTGPANCLLDVVADRAAIREGFDVDGRLAAAGRVDEDLLDRLLAEPYFAQDPPKSTGRELFTADWLDRAIDGREIDQHDLAATLVELTARTVAAACRAHDVTAVVGSGGGMRNPVLTRRLGALLAPAPLRSTDELGLPADAKEAYLVALLGWLTWHGVPGVVPGGTGSRTPRVLGRITPGDRPLRLPEPLARVTGLVMAR; from the coding sequence ATGAGGGTCGTCGGCATGCTCTCGGGGACGTCGGTCGACGGTCTGGACGTCGCGGTCGCCGACCTGACGATCGGCACCGACGACGTCGCGACACTGCGACCGGTGCACGCCGAGACCGTCGCGCTGCCCCGGGACGTGCGCCGGGCCGCGCTGGCGGTCCTGCCCCCGGCGACGACGACCGCGGGGGAGCTGTGCCGTCTCGACACCGAGTTCGGCCGGTTCTGCGGAACGGTCGCCGCCGCGGCCGTCCGCGAACACGGTGGCGAGCTCGTCGCCTCGCTCGGGCAGACCGTCTTCCACTGGATCGAGGACGGCGCCGCGCGCGGCACGATGCAGGTCGGACAGCCCGCCTGGATCGCCGAGGCGACCGGCCTGCCCGTCGTCAGCGACCTGCGGGCACGCGACGTCGCCGCCGGCGGACACGGGGCACCGCTCGCCTCCACGCTCGACGCGCTGTGGCTGCACGGCCCGGAGCGTCGTGCGGCCCTCAACCTCGGCGGCATCGCCAATCTGACCGTCGTCGGCGGGGACGGCGCCGCGGTCCTCGCCTACGACACCGGCCCCGCCAACTGCCTGCTCGACGTGGTGGCCGACCGTGCGGCCATCCGTGAGGGCTTCGACGTCGACGGCCGGCTCGCCGCCGCCGGCCGGGTCGACGAGGACCTCCTCGACCGTCTGCTGGCGGAACCGTATTTTGCGCAGGATCCGCCGAAATCGACCGGGCGCGAGCTCTTCACGGCCGACTGGCTGGATCGGGCGATCGACGGACGCGAGATCGACCAGCACGACCTCGCCGCCACCCTCGTCGAGCTGACTGCCCGCACCGTCGCCGCGGCGTGCCGGGCCCACGACGTCACCGCGGTGGTGGGGTCGGGCGGGGGCATGCGCAACCCCGTCCTCACCCGACGACTCGGGGCTCTGCTGGCCCCGGCGCCGTTGCGCTCGACCGACGAGCTCGGCCTCCCCGCGGACGCCAAGGAGGCCTACCTCGTGGCCCTGCTGGGCTGGCTGACGTGGCACGGGGTGCCCGGCGTCGTGCCGGGCGGCACCGGCAGTCGTACGCCCCGCGTGCTCGGCCGCATCACCCCGGGTGACCGGCCGCTGCGGCTGCCCGAGCCGCTGGCCCGCGTGACCGGGTTGGTGATGGCCCGATGA
- a CDS encoding quinone oxidoreductase family protein, with amino-acid sequence MRAAVLTEFGQPLAVREVPDPSAGGGEVLVEVMAAGVLPYSAEVFGGARSYPLEPPVIPGVGAVARVLRTGPDATSLRAGDVVWCDPTVRSRDGGVLGDITLQGWSSRGEGGLLLSRHFHDGTWAEQAVVPTENAILLQRGAVGAAQAARWSGLGVPLITFGGLDAGDLRAGETVLVSGATGNFGSAAVAVALAMGAARVIAVGRNRSVLDGLVRRFGERVVTVALSGDPDADQRAMRAAADDPIDLVFDMLPPAVGAEVARSAAMTVREYGRVVLMGGVGMLGGDDLALPYPWLMRNSVTVRGQWMYRLDVVPRLLAMVRSGVLDLAGDDVTTFPLDDVAAAVAHAAAHGGPFERTVLVP; translated from the coding sequence GTGCGAGCAGCGGTGCTGACGGAGTTCGGACAGCCACTGGCGGTGCGGGAGGTGCCGGACCCGAGCGCGGGCGGTGGCGAGGTGCTGGTCGAGGTCATGGCGGCGGGTGTCCTGCCCTATTCGGCCGAGGTCTTCGGTGGGGCGCGCAGCTACCCGCTCGAACCGCCGGTGATCCCCGGCGTCGGCGCGGTGGCCCGAGTGCTGCGGACTGGCCCCGACGCCACCTCGCTGCGGGCGGGCGACGTCGTGTGGTGCGACCCGACCGTCCGATCGCGTGACGGCGGCGTCCTGGGCGACATCACGCTGCAGGGCTGGAGCTCGCGCGGCGAGGGTGGCCTGCTCCTGTCACGTCACTTCCACGACGGCACGTGGGCCGAACAGGCGGTCGTGCCGACCGAGAACGCGATCTTGCTGCAGCGCGGCGCGGTCGGGGCGGCGCAGGCCGCGCGATGGTCCGGGTTGGGGGTACCCCTCATCACGTTCGGCGGACTGGACGCGGGTGACCTGCGCGCCGGCGAGACCGTCCTGGTCAGCGGCGCCACCGGGAACTTCGGCAGCGCGGCCGTGGCCGTGGCGCTGGCCATGGGTGCAGCCCGGGTGATCGCGGTCGGGCGCAACCGGAGCGTGCTCGACGGACTGGTGCGGCGCTTCGGTGAGCGGGTCGTCACCGTCGCCCTCTCGGGCGACCCCGACGCCGACCAGCGAGCGATGCGGGCCGCGGCCGACGATCCGATCGACCTCGTCTTCGACATGCTGCCACCGGCGGTGGGTGCCGAGGTCGCGCGGAGCGCCGCGATGACGGTGCGCGAGTACGGCCGGGTCGTTCTCATGGGCGGTGTGGGGATGCTCGGCGGTGACGACCTCGCGCTGCCCTATCCGTGGCTGATGCGCAACTCGGTCACGGTGCGCGGGCAGTGGATGTACCGGCTCGACGTCGTCCCCCGGCTCCTGGCCATGGTCCGATCGGGAGTGCTCGACCTCGCAGGCGACGACGTCACGACGTTCCCGCTGGACGACGTCGCGGCCGCGGTCGCGCACGCGGCCGCGCACGGCGGTCCGTTCGAGCGCACCGTGCTGGTGCCCTGA
- a CDS encoding N-acetylmuramic acid 6-phosphate etherase: MTPALPPVTDVLVDLGRSHTRVVVDPADGGVAAQPVDVRSGRGAGLVDAAGAIGAARTAAAAVRAAVALPERWRLAVCAPGVVTAPARAQEFADALAGAFDPAPSEVLVVSDSAAWQAGAFAGGDGAVVALGTGAVVVARDGATITRLDGRGLLLGDIGGGAWIGLQALRAATDADGPLRDAALARFGTPASWPGLLGEADLAARLAAFVPDVVATAAAGDARAHTVLDAAAAGVAATLAPLPEQLPTAVVGGLAAVLGPRLYAEAPRTWQEPAGDAVAGLRTLLADLGPFAAEASHGASAPREHDTDGLPTEAVAADTADLDTWPTERLVARLAAGHRGATQAVVDAVGPLAHAADLAGAALAGTGRLVYVGAGTPGRLAVQDAAELTPTFALDPARAVVLLAGGSVAGAQAVEGAEDDTAAGARDVDAITAGPADVVVGVTASGRTPYVLAALRRARERGAATVGVCNVVGSPLAAVADVTAELLTGPEVIAGSTRLAAGTAQKIALNTLSSAAMVRAGATFGPWMVDMLASNDKLRRRAVRIVRDAAGVPDATANEALDAADRSVQVALVMLLADVDAAVARDRLAAAGSVRAALATDPQPYGIGVG; the protein is encoded by the coding sequence ATGACGCCCGCGCTCCCACCCGTCACCGACGTGCTGGTGGACCTCGGCCGCAGCCACACCCGCGTGGTCGTCGACCCCGCCGACGGCGGTGTCGCCGCGCAGCCCGTCGACGTGCGCAGCGGACGCGGCGCCGGGCTGGTCGACGCCGCAGGCGCGATCGGTGCCGCCCGGACGGCAGCCGCGGCGGTGCGGGCGGCGGTCGCGCTGCCCGAGCGGTGGCGGCTCGCGGTGTGCGCGCCCGGCGTCGTCACCGCCCCCGCGCGAGCGCAGGAGTTCGCCGACGCGCTCGCCGGCGCGTTCGACCCCGCGCCGAGCGAGGTGCTGGTCGTCAGCGACTCCGCCGCCTGGCAGGCCGGCGCGTTCGCCGGGGGCGACGGCGCGGTCGTCGCGCTCGGCACCGGCGCGGTCGTCGTCGCGCGCGACGGCGCGACGATCACCCGGCTGGACGGCCGGGGCCTGCTGCTGGGCGACATCGGCGGGGGCGCGTGGATCGGGCTGCAGGCGCTGCGGGCCGCGACCGACGCCGACGGCCCGCTCCGCGACGCCGCGCTGGCGCGCTTCGGCACGCCCGCGAGCTGGCCCGGCCTGCTCGGCGAAGCGGATCTGGCGGCCCGGCTGGCCGCCTTCGTCCCCGATGTCGTCGCGACCGCGGCCGCCGGCGACGCCCGCGCGCACACCGTGCTCGACGCCGCGGCCGCCGGCGTCGCCGCCACCCTCGCGCCGCTTCCCGAGCAGCTGCCGACGGCCGTCGTCGGCGGTCTCGCCGCGGTGCTCGGTCCCCGGCTGTACGCGGAGGCCCCGCGCACCTGGCAGGAACCGGCCGGTGACGCCGTCGCCGGCCTGCGGACGCTGCTGGCCGACCTCGGCCCGTTCGCCGCCGAGGCCAGCCACGGAGCGTCGGCCCCGCGGGAGCACGACACCGACGGCCTGCCGACCGAGGCGGTCGCCGCCGACACCGCCGACCTCGACACCTGGCCGACCGAGCGCCTGGTCGCGCGGCTCGCGGCCGGGCACCGCGGGGCGACGCAGGCGGTGGTCGACGCCGTCGGCCCCCTTGCTCACGCCGCGGACCTCGCCGGCGCCGCCCTCGCCGGCACCGGTCGGCTCGTCTACGTGGGCGCCGGGACGCCCGGGCGGCTCGCCGTCCAGGACGCCGCCGAGCTGACGCCGACCTTCGCGCTCGACCCGGCCCGGGCGGTCGTGCTGCTCGCCGGCGGCTCGGTGGCCGGCGCGCAGGCGGTCGAGGGCGCCGAGGACGACACGGCCGCCGGTGCCCGGGACGTCGACGCGATCACGGCCGGGCCGGCCGACGTCGTGGTCGGCGTGACGGCCTCCGGCCGCACGCCGTACGTGCTGGCCGCCCTGCGGCGCGCCCGCGAACGGGGCGCGGCGACCGTCGGCGTCTGCAACGTCGTGGGCAGCCCCCTCGCCGCGGTCGCCGACGTCACGGCGGAGCTGCTCACCGGTCCGGAGGTCATCGCCGGATCGACCCGGCTCGCCGCCGGCACCGCCCAGAAGATCGCCCTCAACACGCTCTCGAGCGCGGCGATGGTGCGCGCCGGCGCGACCTTCGGTCCGTGGATGGTCGACATGCTGGCCAGCAACGACAAACTGCGCCGTCGCGCCGTGCGCATCGTCCGCGACGCCGCCGGGGTCCCCGACGCGACCGCGAACGAGGCTCTGGACGCCGCCGACCGCTCGGTGCAGGTCGCGCTGGTCATGCTGCTCGCCGATGTCGACGCCGCCGTGGCCCGCGACCGGCTGGCTGCCGCCGGGTCGGTGCGGGCCGCGCTCGCGACCGACCCGCAGCCCTACGGGATCGGTGTCGGATGA
- the nagA gene encoding N-acetylglucosamine-6-phosphate deacetylase has translation MSRRLGVAAALVGDRLLPGDVAVADGRVEAVGLAPAGATGIAAPGLVDVQVNGYAGVDVAAADAAELATLHRALARDGVTSFVPTLITGDPDATVAAAERLAALDETTDRGARSLGTHLEGPWLAPERLGTHPAAHRCDPDAAGVERLVAGHRVVLVTLAPELLGALDAVRRLTAHGVVVLLGHSAATADAARAGFAAGARGVTHLFNAMEPLRGREPGLAGVALTRPDVVVGLVADGHHVAPENVQLAFAAAPGRVALVTDATAAAGMPDGRYRLGDVPVTLGGGAVRNAEGALAGSAATLAGCVRNAVGAGVPVAAALHAASTTPARLLGRDDVGTLRPGTTADVVVLTDELVVRRVLLAGQEVS, from the coding sequence ATGAGCCGCCGGCTGGGAGTGGCCGCGGCACTGGTCGGCGACCGCCTGCTGCCCGGTGACGTCGCCGTCGCCGACGGCCGGGTCGAGGCCGTCGGGCTCGCCCCGGCCGGGGCCACGGGCATCGCCGCGCCGGGCCTGGTCGACGTGCAGGTCAACGGCTACGCCGGCGTCGACGTCGCGGCCGCGGACGCCGCCGAGCTGGCGACGCTGCACCGGGCGCTGGCGCGCGACGGTGTCACGTCCTTCGTCCCGACCCTCATCACCGGTGACCCGGACGCCACGGTGGCGGCGGCCGAGCGGCTGGCGGCGCTCGACGAGACCACCGACCGAGGCGCCCGGTCGCTGGGCACGCATCTCGAGGGCCCGTGGCTGGCGCCCGAACGCCTCGGCACCCACCCGGCCGCGCACCGGTGCGACCCCGACGCCGCCGGCGTCGAGCGGCTGGTGGCCGGCCATCGCGTGGTGCTCGTGACGCTCGCGCCCGAGCTGCTCGGTGCCCTCGACGCGGTGCGGCGCCTCACCGCGCACGGCGTCGTCGTGCTGCTCGGGCACAGCGCCGCCACCGCCGACGCGGCCCGGGCCGGGTTCGCGGCCGGCGCCCGAGGCGTCACCCACCTGTTCAACGCGATGGAACCGCTGCGCGGGCGCGAGCCGGGGTTGGCCGGTGTCGCGCTGACCCGTCCGGACGTCGTCGTCGGTCTCGTCGCCGACGGCCATCACGTCGCGCCCGAGAACGTGCAACTCGCCTTCGCCGCCGCGCCCGGCCGGGTCGCGCTGGTCACCGACGCGACCGCGGCGGCCGGCATGCCCGACGGCCGGTACCGGCTCGGCGACGTGCCGGTCACCCTCGGCGGCGGCGCGGTGCGCAACGCCGAGGGTGCACTCGCCGGCAGCGCGGCGACACTCGCGGGGTGCGTCCGGAACGCCGTCGGGGCCGGCGTCCCGGTCGCCGCGGCGCTGCACGCCGCGAGCACCACGCCCGCCCGCCTGCTCGGCCGCGACGACGTCGGCACGCTGCGGCCCGGCACGACGGCCGACGTCGTCGTGCTCACCGACGAGCTCGTCGTGCGCAGGGTCCTGCTCGCGGGCCAGGAGGTCTCATGA